In Plasmodium vivax chromosome 14, whole genome shotgun sequence, the genomic window GCCGTCTTTCCCTCCACTTCCTCTTCCACCCGACGTGACTCCCCGCGCAAGGTGCGCAGGATGTGCTAGATACGCTAGATGCGCTAGATGCGCTATACCCACCTGGAATGCTCAACCGATTAGCCACTCTGCAGGGGCCACCCTTTCTCAGTTCTGGGGAATCACCCCCAACTGTCTGATATAACTCGTGCCGCCTCAGACGCGGGGCTACCATTCGTTTGTGCCCTCCTTTAGGGGGAGGCGCCGCGCAGTTGAGTCCCTATGCAGAGGGAGCCAAGGTCAGCGCACaggtgaaggggaaaaaaaaaaaaaaaactaagcgaaagaaaaaggaatacaCGCTTTCTTCAGCACAAAAGAGGAATTGCTACGCGCCATTTCATCTCCCTGAATGAGTTCAGGGCCATAgcgaaaatgtttttttttttttttttttccctccccccagtGTGGGTTTGCGCGAAAGGgtgtagtaaaaaaaaaaaaaaaaaaagaatccaTAGACATGAGATGGACCTTGTGAGCCATTTAacagttcctttttttttcccccccttaaTTATACATGTCCCCGTTCCCTTCGTGCATTACTTCCCCGTTCCTTTGTTATATTTTccgccaattttttttggtattttttctcctcccctggCTGGAGAATCTAGCGGTGTGCTGTAGTTCCACATCAAAATGGGAGtagccaaaatgggcacacaATTGGGgacccttttttgtgtggcTTCTCTTGAGGGGGTGGCAAAGTAGTCCCGATTGGAAGTACCTCTTCGGGGGGGCAACACTGTGCATGTTTCTCGCGTAAAATGGGTCTGCCCTTCCTTCAGGGTCGTGGGTCCATTTGCACACCCATCCAGCTGCCTAGGCATCTGTACCCCCCAAGTtaacagaagaaaaaaacgccccCGACAAGGCCCCCCACAACGCTTAAAGAGGTGAGCGCCAGGATGGTTAACTTGTTCGCCTGAAAGAAGCTTTCCCTCGTGCAGTccttcaaaaagggggggggagtgaaATAAACGAGCAAACCTATAGGAAGTACCAATCACgtgttcgcttttttttttttacttatgcTTGACACGCATGTAAGAGCAGATCTCACGTTCGCTTCTATGTGAGTGTGCCTCTTATCTTCAAACCTCATCCTCGGGGTCCCCCTTCGAGTCCGCCTCCGGGGTGCTCAAGTCGACTCCGGGAAAGgtctccttcattttgtaggTGCAATCAGAGGGGCCTACTCCTGTGTGGGGGGAGACAAAACGGGTTCGCATGTAGCGTATAGGATGCGGCATGCGGCATGCAGCATGTACCATGCAGCATTTCGCACGTTCGCGCCCCGCCTCAGCAGGGTGCTTCTAACGATGTGCCGAGGTGGGGAAACCCCTCTGGAGGCCTCACCCAGCTTCCCCCTTTCATTGTCGAAGATGAGGTACTTGTTcaggaaaaaggggacccCCAACTTGAGGGTTCCCTCTGAATTGAGCAAAACTCTATACACTCCGTCGCTTcggggaaaaaggagagaagtgCAAGTGGAGGGAGGTGGGCAGGTATGCTCCTTCACAATGTGGGTACTCTCCCCGTGGGGGAGACAACGCAGTTTTTCGCGCTGGGCTGGAAGTTAAGGTAACCCTTCGTGGATTAGGTAGTCCTGGGGCTCGATCAGCACCTTCCCGTCGCTGAGGGGGGgaaccaaaggggggaaggggatCACATGTAGGGAAGTCACCCTATGGGGAAACTGTCTAAGTGGCTTCTCTACGATTCACCACGCTTCACCACCGCTactccaccgcttcaccaccgctaccccaccgcttcaccaccgctaccccaCCGCTTAACCTACTCGAAGACGAGCTCCAGCGCGGGGAAGTCCGCCACGCCCTGGTTCTTCAGTGTGAACACCCCCTTGTTGATGATCTCGGAGCAGGTGTTGGCCCCGCCCGCGCAGGAGCTGTGCACGGCGGTCTTCAGCTTGGCGGTGATTTCCGCTgggaaggagaggaagtaGCTGTCTGGGGAGCAgcaagaggggaaaaagaagtcCATGTGTGTACGCTCAACATGGCAGCAGAACGCACAGTGCACTGCTCAACTGTGCATCCACTCGCCGCTTACACGAATCGACGAGAGCCACCGCGCCGATCGCACTCTCCACCCGCTTCGAGCCAGACACCAGGTTGACCTCCTTCAAGAGGAGGCTGTACGTGTCCTTGGAAGTGTCCGAATATGCGAGCCAAACAATTTGGTGCGGAGCGGCTTGCTGGTCTGCCACAAGTTCCAGCGGGGCATCTGCTTCCAGGTGTTGTGAACTCATCTGCAGTTTAGATACAGCGGGGGTCTTCCTTAAGGCTTCATTGTTAACTCCCCCGAAGGATGCAAACCCCCCTCCTTCTACGAAGCACAACGTAAAGACGTTCCTTTTAGATATGGACTTCTGAACCAATGTATGCATCATGGAGGGAGACTCTTTCGAGTGAGCCATATCATCTGCACGGTTATATGCCAACCCTATAAAACCAGAAATGGCATTATTGAAGGTCAAGTCGTCACTCTGTGTTAAGCAGCCGAAGTAGTTGTAGCTGCATCTAACCGTTTCGTGCAGGTAAAAAgaatctttaaaataaaaaccctCTATGTGTTCCGAACCAACAGTCGAGCTGAACGAACACACGGACATGTTCCTCTTGTCCAACTGGGTGTCcacatttaaaaagttcATATCATTTATGTAGCTGCAAAATCGACtggtacaatttttttttcttaacccAAATTCGTGGATCATCTTGAGAAAATGATTTATCGGAGCACAAGAATTGCCTCGCTGTGCAGCAGTGCACTGCCTACTTTTGCAGCCTACGTATTTTACATCTTCCGACTCGTTTACCCCATATTTTAAATCCTTCATTTGGTCACTCTCACGTGCACTCGCGTTGTAGGAGCAGTACAGGGCCGTTATGGGGGTGGACGTGACGACGCCCAACTGAAGGGGCGTCTTCTTCGACCCCATCAGCAGGCGCACACTCCACCTGAAGTTGTGTTCACTCAGCTTTAAGGTGAAGTAGTCCTGCTCGCTTTGGGTTTTCGCCTCTACGAGGGAGTTACCCTTACCGGTGCAACCATATTTGCAAGCCTTCTTcctcgccgcttctcccAAATGATACGCAGAACAGACTGTTGCATTGTGTGCGTACAAAAGGAGTTCCGCCAGGGTGAGCAGCAGGGGGGCAATTCGCCCCATCTTTCCCAAAGGTGTTATCATCCAGTTGGGGAGTGGCAAAACAAATGTGAGGTACTACGCATGTGTTAGCCCCAAATCAGCGGttaccacattttttttttttcaaacgaaATGGAGACACACACGTTTGGGTCTACCGAATTGGGCTTCGCGAGCTGGCCGTTCTCTCTCCCCTgcaattgggggaaaaagcgCGGACGTTATTTTTTGCGcctcaaaagggggataATAGCCTGAACGGGGCTGGAGAAAACGTGCACAGGGaaaaaatcgcctgaacgggGCAGGAGGAAAACGTGCACAGGGaaaaaatcgcctgaacgggGCAGGAGGAAAACGTGcacaaggaaaaaatcgcctgaacaagctagccaaaaaaaaaaaaaaaaaaaaaaaaaagctagagGGCGGCAGTGACAGCGACATCGACATCGACAGCGAAATGGTGGACACcccgcaaagggggagaaaacgcGTGGGCGAATTAGCAAATGGTCCcacccaaaaaaagggaaacgcATTTTGCTATCCTCTCCATCCCCCCAGCTGGAAGTATTTTccgattttaattttgcccCACGTAGAGCGGTGCGCACATTGCTTATTTGTTCGTTTATTCGCTTAATTTTTCGCTAAACTTGCCCCAGCTGGGCGACGCGGCGAAGTTAGCCATCACGCGAAAAGAGTTATTTCGACGGGGAACTCCCCCGTCACTTTGCTGAATGCACATGCAGGCAAAAGGAAGATGCCTTCAATGTGGCACTAATGTGCCTTTAAAACGGGGGGAGCTGCCCCAATTTTGCGCAAACTGGAATGTGCTCGCGGGGGACGCGGCGAGGCTGCGAAGGCACAACGAAAGATGGCAAAGGGAAACATAGACAGTAGAGCCAATTTCGCACTGATAGGCGCGCACcccatacatacatgcatacacacaCGCATACCACTCCTAGCAGCGGACTACCTCCTGGCGGAGTCGTAGTAATTGCGAGCCTTGTACCGCCCCCCGAAGTTCCCCTCGTTGTGGCGCTTCACCTTGTTGTACTTCTCCTTAAGAGAAATGTTCGCGCTGATCACATCTTTCA contains:
- a CDS encoding hypothetical protein, conserved (encoded by transcript PVX_100670A) yields the protein MGRIAPLLLTLAELLLYAHNATVCSAYHLGEAARKKACKYGCTGKGNSLVEAKTQSEQDYFTLKLSEHNFRWSVRLLMGSKKTPLQLGVVTSTPITALYCSYNASARESDQMKDLKYGVNESEDVKYVGCKSRQCTAAQRGNSCAPINHFLKMIHEFGLRKKNCTSRFCSYINDMNFLNVDTQLDKRNMSVCSFSSTVGSEHIEGFYFKDSFYLHETVRCSYNYFGCLTQSDDLTFNNAISGFIGLAYNRADDMAHSKESPSMMHTLVQKSISKRNVFTLCFVEGGGFASFGGVNNEALRKTPAVSKLQMSSQHLEADAPLELVADQQAAPHQIVWLAYSDTSKDTYSLLLKEVNLVSGSKRVENSYFLSFPAEITAKLKTAVHSSCAGGANTCSEIINKGVFTLKNQGVADFPALELVFDDGKVLIEPQDYLIHEGDGVYRVLLNSEGTLKLGVPFFLNKYLIFDNERGKLGVGPSDCTYKMKETFPGVDLSTPEADSKGDPEDEDCTRESFFQANKLTILALTSLSVVGGLVGGVFFFC